One window of the Montipora foliosa isolate CH-2021 chromosome 4, ASM3666993v2, whole genome shotgun sequence genome contains the following:
- the LOC138001463 gene encoding tigger transposable element-derived protein 6-like has protein sequence MESSEKTGHTDEVSENSSNDKIGNVATPSNKQKQPDPKKSTTKRKQRTLTLEEKYKLISAIRDGAKHVEAAKLFDPPLSGSTISTILKEKHKIVRAYEEGSYSDKRKKMRQSDYPDLNKALSQWFRTVRSSNVPLSGPLLQEKARYFAEQLGYENFKASNGFLDRFKEREGITGQNVCGEEKSVDQDIVHAWCERLPDICRNYTPRDGYNADETGFFWKATPVQTLSYKGEKCTGGKKSKDRVTAMVACNQDGSDKLPLLVIGKYARPRCLRNTNMDLLPVKYKSQRNAWMDNTLYEPWVREIDRRMKGAKRNILLIVDNCTVHVTVNGLTNTKVIFLPPNCTSKNSSPPIKVLSKTLKFATVKPWCDACCSVSMKGKQLKALTSKMHCS, from the coding sequence ATGGAGAGTTCTGAAAAAACGGGCCATACCGATGAAGTAAGCGAGAATAGTTCGAACGACAAAATCGGAAATGTGGCCACGCCATCAAATaaacagaaacagccagatcCTAAGAAATCTACGACGAAAAGGAAGCAAAGAACTTTAACTTTAGAAGAAAAATATAAACTCATCTCAGCAATCAGGGACGGCGCAAAGCATGTTGAAGCAGCCAAACTCTTTGATCCACCCTTATCTGGGTCGACAATATCGACAATCCTTAAAGAAAAACATAAGATCGTAAGGGCTTATGAAGAAGGCAGCTACAGCGACAAGAGAAAGAAGATGAGGCAGTCAGATTATCCTGACCTAAATAAAGCTCTCTCGCAGTGGTTTCGAACAGTTCGTAGCAGTAACGTTCCACTTAGCGGTCCATTGTTGCAAGAGAAAGCACGCTACTTTGCAGAACAGTTGGGATATGAAAACTTTAAAGCCAGTAATGGATTCTTGGATAGATTCAAGGAAAGGGAAGGGATCACGGGACAAAACGTCTGTGGCGAAGAAAAAAGCGTAGACCAAGATATCGTGCATGCGTGGTGTGAGCGTTTGCCAGACATTTGCCGAAACTATACTCCAAGAGATGGATACAATGCAGATGAGACGGGATTTTTTTGGAAGGCAACACCAGTGCAAACCCTGAGCTACAAAGGAGAAAAGTGTACAGGAGGGAAAAAGAGCAAAGACAGGGTAACCGCCATGGTGGCTTGTAATCAAGATGGTTCAGATAAGCTACCGCTTTTAGTAATTGGCAAGTATGCGCGGCCACGTTGTTTAAGAAACACAAACATGGACTTACTACCAGTAAAGTACAAGTCCCAGAGAAATGCATGGATGGATAACACGCTTTATGAACCGTGGGTGAGGGAAATAGACCGGCGGATGAAGGGCGCTAAACGAAACATTTTGCTGATCGTAGATAATTGCACTGTTCACGTTACTGTTAATGGTTTAACTAACACTAAGGTAATATTTCTACCTCCCAATTGCACAAGCAAAAACTCCAGCCCGCCGATCAAGGTATTATCCAAAACCTTAAAGTTCGCTACCGTCAAACCATGGTGCGACGCATGTTGCAGTGTCTCAATGAAGGGAAAGCAGTTGAAAGCATTAACATCAAAGATGCACTGTTCATGA